The DNA window GTCCAGCCGGACCGCAGCATGAGCGCCATCGGAGGCTGAACAGTTGAACGTAAGGTACTTCGCTGCGGCGCGCGCCGCGGCAGGCGTCGACGAGGAACGCTTCGAGCTTCCTCCCGGATCCACGGTGGGAGCGCTGCTGGCCGCAGTGCTCGGTGTCGAACGTCCCGTGCCGCCGGCCGGTACTCCCCCGCTGGACCGAATCCTGGCCCGGAGCAGTTT is part of the Arthrobacter sp. KBS0703 genome and encodes:
- a CDS encoding MoaD/ThiS family protein; translated protein: MNVRYFAAARAAAGVDEERFELPPGSTVGALLAAVLGVERPVPPAGTPPLDRILARSSFLLNEIAVRDRTVVLSDDDVIDVLPPFAGG